The genomic region AACTTTTTTCTCTTCCTCTTGAGGTTTATCTCCAAAAAATATTCCGATAAGCGCGAGACCGATAAAAATTATAACTCCACCGAGAAGTACACCTTTTATAAAAATTGTTATGTTCCGAGAAGAACGGGATTCAGAAGAATTTTCTATCATACAAATGCGGAAATATTGCCCCTACTATATTGGATTTTTTAATAAAAATAAAAAAAAGTGTTTCTTAAAGGGTTGACTTTTTTCAAATAACTGCGAGAATCTTCGGAGCGCTTATTTCGCTCAAGAGTATAATGGCATTATCTAATCTCGAGATTCATATCGCTCCCAAGACCCTTTTCGAAATTTCACCCGGAATTCCGATAACGAATACAATTGTTACGATGTGGATTGTCATGGCCATTCTCATTGCCATTTCCCTCATTCTGAGGAAAAACCTGAAATATCTTCCCAGTGGATTCCAAAATTTTACTGAATGGGTTTTTTCTGGGCTAGAAAATTATATGGTGAAGGTTGGAGGAGCTCAAGCAAAGCAGCATTTTGTGCCGTTTATCACCTTTTTTCTCACCATACTTTTTTCCAATTGGTTGGGACTTGCACTCGGAATGGTAGCAGAAGAGAGTGGTTTTTTGAGAGCTCCCACAAGTGACCTCAATTCTACGATTGCATTCGCGGCCATTGCGTTTGTCTATTTTGAATATCAAGGGATAAAGGCTCATGGATTTTTTGGGTATCTCGGACATTTTGTAAATCTGAAGGCGCTCTTTACAAAAAAAGGGATGGGGCTTATTGAATTTTTCACTGGACTTCTCCATATTATTTCTGAAGTGGTAAGACCAGTAGCGCTTTCTCTTCGTCTCTTTGGAAATATTTTTGGAGGGGAGATTGTGCTCATGGTAGCATTTCTCCTGGTGAAAGGTGTTATTCCTATTCCGTTTATGCTCATAGAATTTATTGTCGGATTTATCCAGGCTTTCGTGTTTGCTACCCTATTTTTGGTATTTACCAATCTGAATACTCTTCATACTGAATCTGACCATTCATAAATCGTTATTTTTTTATTCTTTTTCTTTTTTTTATTATGATACCTGCATCTCTTTCTATGGCCATCGGTATTGCTGCGCCTGCCGTTGCTATTGCATTCATCGGCTCTCGAGCTATGGACGCTACTGCTCGCCAGCCAGAAGCGGCTTCAAAAATTCAAATCAACATGGTTTTGGCAATTGTATTTGCCGAAGGACTCGGAATTCTCAATTTCGTTCTTGCTCTTCTTGAACTTAATAAGAAATAACCTCTATGGCAGACTTTTTCATGAGTACCGCATATGCGGCAGATGAGGGACGCGAAGCTCCAGAAAGTTCTGGGCTCAGCATTACTCCCACAACGGTAGCCTTTCAGGCCCTGAACCTCCTCATACTCCTTTTTATTCTCAAAAAGATTTTGTATAAGCCTCTTATGAATCTTCTTCATGATCGAGAGCAAACCATAAAAGAAGGAGTTGAGAATGCGAAAAAAGCAGATGTCATGCTTCAGGAATCGGACGTCATGAGAGAGGAAATTCTCGGGAAAGCCCATGCTGAGAGCCTCACCATTATTGAACAGACCAAAAAACAATCGGAAGAGCTGAAAGCTCGCATGATGAAAAATGCCGAAGATGAGTCGCTCAAAAAAATCGCTGCCGGTGAAAAAATTCTTCAGATGAAGGAACAG from Candidatus Peregrinibacteria bacterium harbors:
- a CDS encoding F0F1 ATP synthase subunit A, producing the protein MALSNLEIHIAPKTLFEISPGIPITNTIVTMWIVMAILIAISLILRKNLKYLPSGFQNFTEWVFSGLENYMVKVGGAQAKQHFVPFITFFLTILFSNWLGLALGMVAEESGFLRAPTSDLNSTIAFAAIAFVYFEYQGIKAHGFFGYLGHFVNLKALFTKKGMGLIEFFTGLLHIISEVVRPVALSLRLFGNIFGGEIVLMVAFLLVKGVIPIPFMLIEFIVGFIQAFVFATLFLVFTNLNTLHTESDHS
- a CDS encoding ATP synthase F0 subunit C; protein product: MIPASLSMAIGIAAPAVAIAFIGSRAMDATARQPEAASKIQINMVLAIVFAEGLGILNFVLALLELNKK
- the atpF gene encoding F0F1 ATP synthase subunit B — protein: MSTAYAADEGREAPESSGLSITPTTVAFQALNLLILLFILKKILYKPLMNLLHDREQTIKEGVENAKKADVMLQESDVMREEILGKAHAESLTIIEQTKKQSEELKARMMKNAEDESLKKIAAGEKILQMKEQENMEKLRKNAVNLVILAAEKVLQEKITTEKDMNLITQSVQKISL